DNA sequence from the Macrobrachium rosenbergii isolate ZJJX-2024 chromosome 55, ASM4041242v1, whole genome shotgun sequence genome:
aagaggaagaggaggaggtgacGAAGTGGACGGCGATGCCCGGGTAGAGCTTAGCGAGTGTTTCCTTCAGGTTCCTCCCTGCCGccgtcggaggaggaggaggaggaggaggagggggttccTTGGGGCGTTCCCTGGTCCATAATCAGAATGGACACGGAGGAGATGATGTCTTCCTTGGTGATGCTCAGGAAATTGTTGGTTATTCTGGCGGCGGACGCGTCGGAAGGCTTCCCCTTGTCCTTgcattccttctcctccttctccctggTGTCGAAGATATATCCTCCGAGCCTCACTTTGTATCTCCCCTTGGATATAAAGTCGCTTTCATTGAAAGCCCGCCTGGTATTGGCGCTGACCTTCTTAGCACCGGCGTCGTACGATAAAAGGTGTCTAGTAGACTCTTTAAACGAAAGTTCTTTGTCCTTATCTTTagatttttcaccattttcatcATTTGCGCTCCTGAGAGACGTCTGTAAATGCGCACCCAACGTCTGTTTATGAAGGAGGGCGTAAATGTCATTTTCCGGAGGTCTGTGGTGGCGACGAACCGTCTTTTTCGGGAGCTCGACAACTGGCTTCACGTCACTTCCGTTTGCACTGACGCCGCTGCGTCGATCGTCACTCTTTTGATCACCGACCTTTTCCGAGGGGTCAGAAGTGTCAGAGGGACCTTTGACCCCGAGCCGTGACCTCGACGAGCGAGTCGTGGTTGAGGAAGGCTTCGCGAAAGACGAATTGGGTTGGTAGGGGTTCATTCTCGGGGAGAATTGGTTGACCAAGATGTCGTGTAGGTTGGCTACTTTCTCCTCTAGACTCGCTACTTCTGCTCTGACATCGCCTGCTACctgaagggagaaagaaaatggagatatTTAAGGGCGGCAGAAGGAATGTCTGGAGTATCTTTTACACGTCCAGGTGTTCCTCTACTGTAAAATCTATTCctcctttatttattgattctatactttcctttctttaatgACTGACCTCTTAATAATtagtctcctctttctgtatatcccatttcccattaccctctgttacttctttcgcaagaacaccataatactctttggaagcttgaatttctagtcagtggcccctttggtgggcttgttccatacaaatagggtaataataataataataataataataataataataataataataataataataatatttttgtattcatttatttatttattattttttctgatgactgatcttttctgtatttcttactatcttctgtaacttctttctaatgaacataatactctttggaagcttgaatttcaagccatggcccctttggtgggcttgttccgtatgaacatAGGtttatctgctgaataataataataataataataataataataataataataataataataataataatcgcatctCACCAGCTGCGCCTTCTTCAGGCGAATCTGGAGCGACGTGAACATCGTATGAAGCGTGTAGTAATAGAAGGCGCCCACTCCCCCCGCCTGGCCTTGAAGGGGCTTGGGCGTGGGCGTGGCATTACGTTTCTCCTGAGGGGCTATGCCCACGGCCTTGGCTAAACGGGCGCCCCACGTCGAAAGGGCGGgctgatcttcttcttcttccttctccccatGGAGGACCTCCTTCGCGTCGTTCCTCCCGACGCCCCAGCAGAGGTCACACGGGTCGATCTCCTTCTGAGGGGCGGTGTACGTCGTGTGGGCGGCCGCGACGTGCGACGCGTGGTAGGCTCTAGGGGTGGGGAGACAGTGGTGGGCGTGTCATTTCCAGTGTAAAACATTATTAACTGGCGATCAACAGGTGAGTGAAATTACCTTGAATTTACAGCAGTTAATGTTGATACAGATTTGTAGTAGATGGCAAAATCTCTAATTACtcttttatctcttctctctctctctctctctctctctctgtctctatatatacacacacacatatgtatatatatatatatatatatatatatatatatatatatatatatatatatatatatatatatatatacataatatacatatatacataaagttttttGCCGTGACATCATCATAAATGCTGTGCACATGACACTCAAAGCATCTAGGCAGCGAGTTCGATCCCCTTTGAGTGCTGAGACCCAGTTCATTTACCAATTCTTAGCTACATTATCACACAtccaggcagacagagagagagagagagagagagagagagataactcacTTGAACGCATGGTAGTCGGAGAGAGTGAGCGTGAGAAACAGTAGCATCCAGGAACatccagtcagagagagaaggagcaacTGGATGGACGAGTGGCGTCTCATGGTTCTTCATGATCAGTCAAAAGCTCTTCCAGGAGGCCTTTTGGAAACGTCAGGCCATGACAGGTCGGTTCCCTCGCCGATCAGGACGCTATGGTGGACAGTTCAAGCTATTGTTTCGCCTTTTCTTTAGCTGTTTCTTTGACGGGTGGGCTGGTCATAGTAACCTGAAAGTAATGAAAAACTGGAGTTAATGTAACTTGGTaactttgtttaatatttaataaatatttgagaaTAAGGCTTGGCGACTGACTTGTCAGCAGGTCAGGAATGATGAAAGGCTTGGCTTAATGCAACTTAGTAACTTTGTTTATTACTTAATAAATATTTGAGGATAAGGCTTGGTGACTGACTTGTCAGCAGGTtaggaatgatgaaaagtttgGCTTAATGCAACTTAGTAAGTTTGTTTATTACTTAATAAATATTTGAAGGTAAGGCTTAGTGACTCAGTTATCAGCAGGGTAGGAATGATGAAAGTCTGGAATTAATGtaactaactttttttatttgataaattttgttttatttaaagtctaaattaatgtaacttagtaaatttgttttatttaataaatatttgaagataACCCTTGGTGACTCAGTTATCAGCAGGTTAGGAACGATGAAAGGCTGGACTTCATGCAACATAGtaactttgtttattatttatttatttaataaatatttgaggATAAGGCTTGGTGACTGACTTGTCAGCAGGTTAGGAATGATGAAAGGCTGGACTTAATATAACTTAGTAAATATGTTGATTATTTGATAAACATATAAGATTAAGGCTTGGTGACTCAGCTAACATCTGGTTAGGAATTCCAATCATAAGTTTTAATCAACATTTTGGTTTATTAAGATGATTCGGTTATTTGATAAACATCTCAATTGATTAAAgaagtgatttttgtttttatttagttaaggATATTCATATCAAAACGtccttagttattagaaataaattaGCATAATTCCTAATTTTGGCTAATCTAAGAATCTTGAACCCCGTAGTGGGGAttgtgccgtcattgcacctcatgcggtgcactgtaggcattacttaaggttctttgcagcgtcccttcagcccctagctgcaacccttctaatttcttttactgtacctccactcatattatctttcttccatctccctatccacgctctcctaaccattgtcctcctgttacacctttcaaacctacctactcccaatttcctttccagagctgaatgaccccatgggtcccagtgcctggcctttgaccTAAGCTCTACATTCCAAGAATCTTAAAGACGAGAACATTATTTCTACAACACCACCATCACAGTCACATTGCCAGATGGAAACAAAGCACTACAACAAACGTACATTCATATCACGAACATATTTCCCAGACAATAAACACGTCAGGCTGTCAGGACGAAGCCATTATTCAAAACGACTATACTTTTCCACGTACCTCTGGTTTAACTCAACGTCTCTATGAAAATGCTGAGTGGCTTTGCTCTCGGgttcaaaagaaacaaaggcCCGACTTTCCTACCCCCTGGCGGAAGAAGAAGGGGCTATGAAGTTTGCTGGAAGATAACAATAATAGGGGCGATAATTTGAGAGCGGAGCGAAGTTTCTCCCTGGCAGATCTTACTTCTGCCAACTTCATCTTTCTTTTGCATGAATCATGAGGGCTGtcgctcacagagagagagagagagagagagagagagagagagagagagagagagagagagagagaataactctgATAAAGGGAGGTCCCCAGTTTTGTGGGAGAAAGAGGTAGAAGGGTGTTGATAAAGA
Encoded proteins:
- the LOC136835652 gene encoding LOW QUALITY PROTEIN: uncharacterized protein (The sequence of the model RefSeq protein was modified relative to this genomic sequence to represent the inferred CDS: deleted 1 base in 1 codon), with the translated sequence MRRHSSIQLLLLSLTGCSWMLLFLTLTLSDYHAFKAYHASHVAAAHTTYTAPQKEIDPCDLCWGVGRNDAKEVLHGEKEEEEDQPALSTWGARLAKAVGIAPQEKRNATPTPKPLQGQAGGVGAFYYYTLHTMFTSLQIRLKKAQLVAGDVRAEVASLEEKVANLHDILVNQFSPRMNPYQPNSSFAKPSSTTTRSSRSRLGVKGPSDTSDPSEKVGDQKSDDRRSGVSANGSDVKPVVELPKKTVRRHHRPPENDIYALLHKQTLGAHLQTSLRSANDENGEKSKDKDKELSFKESTRHLLSYDAGAKKVSANTRRAFNESDFISKGRYKVRLGGYIFDTREKEEKECKDKGKPSDASAARITNNFLSITKEDIISSVSILIMDQGTPQGTPSSSSSSSSDGGREEPKETLAKLYPGIAVHFVTSSSSSSSSSASLHFPRNLRLMVHHVPLNSTLGSGYSVALDYITTPYVFVATNVSALSSPNTIEHLIWATEYLGVWAAGASLLPKSGQWHMGCLQVRESNYQITWTRKRLGTAQGYLLCHALEGPFVAVTSALRHLGWNAELPDAMSHLDLFLRASRYHHMLAAACPQEVFSVAHELVTPSRASLLSFARLHGFYSIQVPPGNTKFMFSCEEVAVNCGVAGFALPPCCRRELARLVRFLMDTCDAHGLLCELQEGTLMGAVKTGGVMPWEKDADITFHTNNFTALGQLKDVFERAGYSLHLVDNRWCCVDGKWAGGQGSLNTPHWALELYSQHTMDSEEDLLARRPRTRIQFDGSWVTAPTSPGLYVRNRYGNEMYRHAQHWLDTGKKSGWEDYEAGRFLPCSKPSHHACLDENLPDGNLEFRPLCLV